In Paraflavitalea devenefica, the following are encoded in one genomic region:
- a CDS encoding sensor histidine kinase yields MQDQGQEIYSIVIIGGVIALLLVGFIVATLFLYQRRQHRHASELARMKDLYEQEVLRSQLEIQEATFKMIGQELHDNIGQVLSVVKLSLAILPIDKDHEAYEPILTSRQILNKAALDLSDLTKSLHSDRIAQIGLVEAIRFEMENVRKSGLMDVEYEVTGSEYDFDGQKATFLFRMFQEMLNNILKHSQAAKVAVSLLFSEDNRFVLTLADNGVGFDVEAKRNSVSSSSGVGLKSIFNRAKLIGADLDMKSVPGKGTTVTIQLSLPQES; encoded by the coding sequence ATGCAAGACCAGGGACAAGAGATTTATTCTATCGTGATCATTGGAGGGGTGATAGCCCTTTTACTGGTAGGTTTTATCGTAGCCACCCTGTTTTTGTACCAGCGCAGGCAGCACCGGCATGCCAGTGAACTGGCCCGGATGAAGGATCTGTATGAGCAGGAGGTATTGCGCTCGCAACTGGAGATCCAGGAAGCGACTTTCAAGATGATCGGGCAGGAATTACATGATAATATCGGGCAGGTTTTATCGGTAGTGAAGTTATCACTGGCCATATTGCCCATTGATAAGGACCATGAAGCGTATGAACCTATCCTTACTTCCCGGCAAATACTGAATAAAGCAGCCCTGGACCTTTCTGATCTTACCAAAAGTCTGCATAGTGACCGTATCGCCCAGATAGGCCTGGTAGAGGCCATCCGGTTTGAGATGGAGAACGTGCGTAAGAGCGGTCTGATGGACGTGGAGTATGAGGTAACAGGTTCGGAGTATGATTTTGATGGCCAGAAAGCCACGTTCCTGTTCCGGATGTTCCAGGAAATGCTGAATAATATTCTGAAGCATTCCCAGGCTGCTAAAGTTGCTGTGAGCCTGCTTTTTTCGGAAGATAACCGGTTTGTCCTTACCCTGGCCGATAATGGCGTCGGATTTGACGTGGAGGCCAAGAGAAATTCTGTTTCTTCTTCCTCTGGTGTTGGATTAAAGAGTATCTTCAACAGGGCAAAACTGATTGGTGCTGATTTAGATATGAAAAGTGTTCCGGGGAAGGGAACTACGGTGACCATTCAATTATCTTTGCCACAAGAAAGCTAA
- a CDS encoding response regulator transcription factor — MTVGKQIQVAVADDHTLMRKALARLISTFANYTILFEADNGSDVKDKISKHIIPDILLLDVSMPGMDGYETVKWLFKNHPHIKVLALSMSSDESTIIRMLRLGAKGYIMKNTEPEELKLALDSVMEKNFYLSEYISGKIISGLHKDIDQPDEPISLTEKEKEFLQWVCSELTYKDIAAKMFVSPRTVDDYRNSLFEKLKVKTRVGLVLYAIRHGMVEA, encoded by the coding sequence ATGACAGTTGGTAAACAAATACAGGTAGCGGTTGCTGATGATCATACCCTGATGCGCAAGGCATTGGCCAGGTTGATCAGCACGTTTGCGAATTACACTATTTTATTTGAGGCCGACAATGGCTCAGATGTAAAGGACAAGATCAGCAAGCATATTATTCCGGATATTCTCCTGCTGGATGTAAGTATGCCCGGCATGGATGGATATGAAACCGTGAAATGGTTATTCAAGAATCACCCTCATATCAAGGTACTGGCTTTGTCTATGTCCAGTGATGAAAGTACCATTATCCGCATGCTGCGGCTGGGCGCCAAAGGCTATATTATGAAGAATACAGAGCCTGAAGAGCTGAAGCTGGCATTGGATTCGGTGATGGAAAAGAATTTTTACCTCTCAGAATATATCTCCGGCAAGATCATCAGCGGCCTGCACAAGGATATTGACCAGCCTGATGAGCCGATTTCCCTGACAGAGAAAGAAAAGGAATTCCTGCAATGGGTATGCTCAGAGCTTACTTATAAGGATATTGCCGCTAAAATGTTTGTAAGTCCACGGACGGTAGATGACTACCGTAACTCCCTCTTTGAAAAGCTCAAAGTAAAAACAAGGGTGGGGCTGGTATTATATGCCATCCGCCACGGCATGGTAGAAGCTTAG
- a CDS encoding DinB family protein, protein MNKEVQYIITTLQGSLDGDPWYGRSLYAILKEVEPASVFINPDEKGHALIEILYHMIAWAEAVQSTLEGDTQKQISYYEALDWREIDPTIHTWKNGVNELKATHRRILELLQSKNDDFLASPVSQRTYTIGYMLHGLIQHNIYHQGQIAYVKKLLD, encoded by the coding sequence ATGAACAAGGAAGTACAGTACATCATTACCACGCTGCAGGGATCCCTCGATGGCGATCCCTGGTATGGCCGCTCCCTCTATGCGATCCTGAAAGAAGTAGAGCCTGCCAGCGTCTTCATCAACCCTGATGAAAAAGGCCATGCACTGATTGAAATACTGTACCACATGATTGCCTGGGCAGAGGCGGTGCAAAGCACCCTGGAAGGAGATACCCAAAAACAAATAAGTTATTATGAAGCGCTCGACTGGCGGGAAATAGACCCTACCATCCATACCTGGAAAAACGGGGTCAATGAGTTAAAGGCAACTCACCGGCGTATCCTTGAACTGCTGCAATCTAAAAACGACGATTTCCTGGCATCACCGGTCAGTCAGCGTACCTATACCATCGGCTATATGCTGCACGGGCTGATACAGCACAATATTTACCACCAGGGGCAAATAGCCTACGTAAAAAAATTACTGGATTAA